A part of Caloramator mitchellensis genomic DNA contains:
- the remB gene encoding extracellular matrix regulator RemB has protein sequence MFLHLGENVVIPLKEVIAIFDITSTSSIDTKSFLKIAEEEGFVKRITNDEPKSFVLTERDKKSIIYLSPISSLTLAKRSCFIDECSKGD, from the coding sequence ATGTTTCTTCATCTTGGAGAAAATGTTGTAATTCCGTTAAAGGAAGTTATAGCTATTTTTGACATAACATCAACGTCTTCAATAGATACTAAAAGTTTTTTAAAGATTGCAGAGGAAGAAGGTTTTGTAAAGAGGATTACAAATGATGAACCTAAGTCATTTGTTTTAACTGAGAGGGATAAAAAGAGCATTATTTATTTATCTCCTATTTCTTCTCTTACTCTTGCAAAGAGAAGCTGCTTTATAGACGAATGTTCAAAGGGGGATTAA